A genomic window from Acidobacteriota bacterium includes:
- a CDS encoding efflux RND transporter permease subunit — LTLVLVVILLYLSMQGWPQTLLVLSSLPFAVAGSVWLLSYMHYNLSTAVWVGLIAVAGVAAETGIVMVVYLDEAFARYMREGRILVPADVDAAVIEGASARVRPLLMTVATTVLGLLPLLWESGVGADVSARTAAPVVGGLWSCMVLTLLVLPAGYTMWRRGQVRRAMPVAALANTEAVDPAQTPGLAEASTLVPREQEPSPVDAGATVASEDPPATPSSTKPDSEVSS; from the coding sequence CCCTCACGCTCGTCCTGGTCGTCATCCTGCTCTACCTGTCGATGCAGGGATGGCCGCAGACGCTGCTCGTGTTGTCGAGCCTGCCCTTTGCGGTGGCGGGGAGCGTCTGGCTGCTGTCGTACATGCATTACAACCTGTCCACCGCTGTCTGGGTGGGACTCATCGCCGTAGCCGGTGTCGCAGCGGAGACCGGCATCGTCATGGTGGTCTACCTCGACGAGGCGTTCGCCCGGTACATGCGCGAGGGGCGAATCCTTGTGCCGGCCGACGTGGACGCAGCCGTCATCGAAGGCGCGTCGGCACGTGTCCGCCCGCTGCTGATGACCGTGGCGACGACCGTGCTCGGATTGCTGCCCCTGCTCTGGGAATCGGGCGTGGGTGCCGATGTCTCGGCGCGGACGGCCGCCCCGGTGGTCGGTGGTCTCTGGTCGTGCATGGTGCTCACTCTGCTCGTGCTGCCGGCCGGATACACGATGTGGCGCCGAGGGCAGGTCCGCCGTGCGATGCCAGTTGCGGCGCTGGCCAACACCGAGGCGGTGGACCCCGCGCAGACGCCCGGACTTGCCGAAGCGAGCACCCTTGTCCCTCGCGAGCAGGAGCCGTCACCCGTCGATGCGGGCGCCACGGTCGCTTCTGAAGATCCTCCCGCTACACCGTCGTCCACGAAGCCGGATTCGGAGGTGTCGTCGTGA
- a CDS encoding MFS transporter: protein MIGAPGTQDRWHYAWTIAGVTFVVMLITAGVRATPGLFIVPLELEFGWSTATISAAIAVNIALFGLVGPFAASVMDRWGLRRVVLCALAVMTTAVALSAQMSSQWQFFLLWGVLVGMTTGVTSLVLGAVVATRWFDRHRSLVMGMLSAANATGQLLFLPLLAKVVEASNWRSATFVVAGAAAAVFVLVLVLMRGRPSDLGLTPYGHDPQAASPVRAIAMRPLAALAHAIRTPAFWLLAGTFFICGASTNGLIGTHLISACHDVGIPATRSTHLLAMMGVFDILGTTASGWLTDRYSARHLLFAYYSLRGLSLLFLPATLLDGGTGLAVFAVFYGLDWVATVPATVKLTTDAFGRENTGVVYGWIGASHQLGASLAAFGAGAIRTTLGDYRLAFLIAGGLCLLAGAAFIIVGCVALQPRRTGTQIGVPTFS, encoded by the coding sequence GTGATCGGCGCGCCCGGAACGCAGGACCGCTGGCACTACGCCTGGACCATTGCCGGCGTCACCTTCGTCGTCATGCTGATCACCGCCGGGGTCCGCGCCACACCTGGTCTCTTCATCGTGCCGCTCGAATTGGAGTTCGGGTGGAGCACCGCGACGATCTCGGCGGCGATCGCCGTCAACATTGCGCTGTTCGGTCTCGTTGGCCCCTTCGCCGCGTCGGTGATGGATCGCTGGGGGTTACGACGTGTCGTCCTGTGCGCGCTTGCGGTGATGACGACGGCGGTCGCCCTGTCGGCGCAGATGTCGAGCCAGTGGCAGTTCTTCTTGCTCTGGGGAGTCCTCGTCGGCATGACGACCGGCGTGACGTCCCTGGTGCTTGGTGCCGTGGTCGCGACACGCTGGTTCGATCGGCATCGCAGCCTCGTGATGGGGATGTTGTCGGCCGCCAATGCGACGGGGCAGCTGCTCTTCCTGCCGCTGCTGGCGAAGGTCGTCGAGGCGTCGAACTGGCGCTCCGCGACCTTCGTGGTGGCTGGCGCTGCCGCTGCGGTCTTCGTGCTGGTGCTCGTGTTGATGCGAGGCCGACCGTCCGATCTCGGCCTCACTCCCTATGGCCACGATCCACAGGCTGCGAGCCCAGTGCGAGCCATCGCCATGCGTCCGCTCGCCGCACTCGCGCACGCCATTCGCACGCCGGCGTTCTGGCTGCTGGCCGGGACGTTCTTCATCTGCGGCGCCAGCACCAACGGGTTGATTGGGACTCACCTGATCTCGGCCTGCCATGACGTCGGGATTCCCGCGACACGCTCTACGCATCTGCTCGCGATGATGGGGGTGTTTGACATTCTCGGCACCACGGCATCCGGATGGCTCACCGATCGATACTCGGCACGCCACCTGCTGTTTGCCTACTACTCGTTGCGCGGCCTGTCGCTGTTGTTCCTCCCTGCGACGTTACTCGACGGCGGCACTGGCCTTGCGGTGTTCGCCGTGTTTTACGGTCTCGACTGGGTGGCCACGGTGCCGGCGACAGTAAAGCTCACCACGGACGCATTCGGACGCGAGAACACCGGTGTGGTTTACGGGTGGATCGGCGCGAGTCATCAGCTGGGTGCATCGCTGGCGGCATTCGGCGCCGGAGCGATTCGGACGACATTGGGCGACTATCGGCTCGCCTTTCTGATCGCAGGCGGGCTCTGCCTGCTCGCCGGGGCGGCGTTCATCATCGTCGGCTGCGTGGCGCTGCAACCGAGACGGACGGGGACGCAGATCGGTGTCCCCACGTTTTCATAG
- a CDS encoding TetR/AcrR family transcriptional regulator encodes MSRVSRAQAKANHRAIEDAASKLFRERGLDAVSIADVMGEAGLTHGGFYGHFPSKDALAASACEAAFAMSAEKWRRRIDAAPSPTIARRRIAEGYLSSQNRDPAVATCPTATLATDVARVGHGHPIRPAYLEGVRQQIETLATLMDSGDARRDRAAACVRLATMMGGLLLARAAHGDPLADEIAGAVRAQLVQEGRPR; translated from the coding sequence ATGTCAAGAGTCTCCAGAGCGCAAGCCAAGGCCAATCACCGTGCGATTGAGGATGCGGCGTCGAAACTGTTCCGCGAGCGGGGGCTGGATGCCGTCAGCATTGCTGACGTCATGGGCGAAGCCGGCCTCACCCACGGTGGGTTCTACGGGCACTTTCCTTCGAAGGATGCGCTGGCAGCGAGCGCGTGCGAAGCGGCGTTCGCCATGTCGGCCGAGAAGTGGCGGCGGCGCATAGATGCGGCCCCATCACCAACCATTGCGCGCCGCAGAATTGCCGAAGGCTACCTCAGCTCCCAGAATCGCGATCCGGCGGTCGCCACGTGCCCCACCGCAACATTGGCCACCGACGTCGCGCGGGTTGGACACGGTCATCCAATCCGGCCGGCCTACCTCGAGGGGGTGCGTCAGCAGATCGAGACGCTTGCGACATTGATGGACTCCGGCGACGCGCGCCGCGATCGCGCGGCGGCATGCGTTCGACTGGCGACGATGATGGGTGGGTTGTTGCTGGCCCGTGCGGCGCATGGCGATCCTCTTGCCGACGAGATTGCCGGTGCGGTCCGTGCACAGCTTGTTCAGGAAGGACGTCCGCGGTGA
- a CDS encoding alkylmercury lyase family protein: protein MTDSSLHHTIIASFLERQRPPTIAEIAARFESSEVDARRALRQLAANHGVVLHSSSDEVWVAHPFSAAPTTFVVRSGARTWWGNCAWCSLGVAHLAGGTATVETRLGALDDQVAIRIENGRVIDTDYVVHFPIPMRHAWDNVIYTCSIMLLFRDEAQVTAWSAARGLPRGDVRPIEQVWAFASEWYGRHAAPDWTKWSTTEAAEMFCRHDLTGPVWALSNGAARF, encoded by the coding sequence ATGACCGACTCGAGCCTGCACCACACGATCATCGCGTCGTTTCTGGAGCGTCAGCGTCCTCCGACCATTGCGGAGATCGCCGCACGCTTCGAATCCAGCGAGGTCGACGCTCGGCGCGCGCTCCGGCAGCTTGCAGCCAATCACGGAGTGGTACTTCACTCGAGTTCAGACGAGGTCTGGGTCGCACATCCGTTCTCCGCGGCGCCGACGACCTTCGTGGTGAGATCGGGCGCACGCACCTGGTGGGGCAATTGCGCCTGGTGCTCGCTGGGTGTGGCCCATCTCGCCGGCGGTACCGCCACAGTTGAGACGAGGCTCGGCGCGCTCGATGACCAGGTGGCGATCCGGATTGAGAACGGCAGGGTGATCGACACGGATTACGTCGTGCACTTTCCCATCCCCATGCGTCACGCGTGGGACAACGTCATCTACACCTGTTCGATCATGTTGTTGTTTCGCGACGAGGCACAGGTGACCGCATGGAGTGCTGCGAGGGGGCTCCCTCGGGGTGACGTGCGGCCGATCGAGCAAGTGTGGGCGTTTGCGTCGGAATGGTACGGACGTCATGCCGCGCCCGACTGGACCAAGTGGTCCACTACCGAGGCGGCGGAGATGTTCTGCAGGCACGACCTGACGGGACCGGTCTGGGCGCTCTCGAATGGCGCCGCACGTTTCTGA
- a CDS encoding PaaI family thioesterase, translated as MSSERDPFCFVCGSENASGLGVVFHRGEDGHSLTTYRARPEHEGWPGMMHGGVLFALLDDAVGWAARFSGTPTVTAKAEIRYRRSVPTDTALLIEARIVSRGRMLTAEAHARCRDTGVVYAELGARLFPLDKIRER; from the coding sequence ATGAGTTCTGAAAGAGATCCCTTTTGTTTCGTGTGCGGCTCTGAGAATGCCTCGGGCCTGGGTGTTGTGTTTCACCGCGGCGAGGACGGACACAGCCTGACGACGTACCGTGCCCGTCCCGAACATGAGGGTTGGCCCGGCATGATGCACGGAGGCGTGTTGTTCGCGCTCCTCGATGATGCGGTGGGCTGGGCAGCACGGTTCAGCGGAACGCCGACAGTGACAGCGAAGGCAGAGATCAGGTATCGGAGAAGCGTCCCGACCGATACCGCATTGCTCATCGAAGCGCGAATCGTCAGCCGGGGCCGCATGCTGACGGCCGAAGCTCACGCGAGATGTCGCGACACCGGCGTCGTGTATGCAGAACTCGGCGCACGCTTGTTCCCGCTTGACAAGATCAGAGAGCGCTAG
- a CDS encoding GntR family transcriptional regulator — MTTVPLVEIHVDSPVPVYRQITDSLRGHLVAGRLEPGDLLPPVRQLAMDLGVHFNTVAHAYRDLAEEGWLDLKRRRGAMVIARGRPGKPDQSRIGILMTRLRDLTAELRSAGLTDAQVAAALRHVSKGSKP, encoded by the coding sequence ATGACGACCGTTCCGCTCGTCGAGATCCACGTCGACTCTCCTGTCCCGGTCTATCGACAGATCACAGACTCGCTGCGCGGCCACCTCGTGGCCGGCCGCTTGGAGCCCGGCGACCTGCTGCCGCCGGTACGGCAACTGGCGATGGACCTCGGCGTGCACTTCAACACCGTGGCGCACGCCTATCGCGACCTCGCCGAAGAAGGGTGGCTCGACCTGAAGCGCCGGCGCGGCGCGATGGTCATCGCACGCGGCCGGCCCGGGAAGCCTGACCAATCGCGCATCGGCATCCTCATGACGCGGTTACGCGATCTGACGGCTGAATTGCGCAGCGCTGGTCTCACCGACGCGCAGGTCGCCGCGGCGCTGCGACACGTCAGCAAGGGATCGAAGCCGTGA
- a CDS encoding DUF1648 domain-containing protein codes for MTLATLPSVAIIVNALIFLVIPALSRHDIFFSITVSRDFRDTTIARATLRRYRVGVLAGSIGALVAVQMATSSPHLIVPAVFVQTIAATAAWAWAHRTIRPHAAIPSAVRVAALVPRDLSYPGGAVAIVGPFLVLGAAAWLLHANWDFIPDRIPAHWNIYGTPDRWTTKSGRGMFVPLAFAAVIILAVQVQAWFIVRRTRQIVVTGASADAEQQFKRRTAAYSVLSTFNVAALFGYFAMRTVVTSDDNLGWGFALIMGLVVLSGLGFAGWLLIAGQGGQRRVAPDARSATLGDASPDSAWKAGVFYFNPDDSAILVEKRMGLGWTLNLGNRLAWLFLLLAIGVPFLIALFMR; via the coding sequence GTGACGCTCGCCACGCTCCCGTCAGTCGCCATCATCGTCAACGCGCTGATCTTCCTCGTCATCCCGGCGCTCAGCCGACATGACATCTTCTTCTCGATCACGGTGTCGCGGGATTTCCGCGACACGACGATCGCCAGGGCCACCCTTCGTCGGTATCGCGTGGGCGTACTGGCAGGTTCGATCGGCGCGCTCGTGGCCGTGCAGATGGCGACGTCATCACCACACCTGATCGTACCGGCGGTCTTCGTCCAGACCATCGCGGCCACCGCCGCGTGGGCCTGGGCCCATCGCACGATCCGGCCGCACGCGGCGATACCCTCCGCCGTTCGAGTGGCCGCGCTTGTGCCACGAGACCTGAGCTATCCCGGCGGTGCGGTCGCGATCGTCGGACCGTTCCTCGTGCTCGGCGCCGCCGCGTGGCTCCTGCACGCGAACTGGGATTTCATCCCCGATCGGATCCCCGCACACTGGAACATCTACGGCACACCCGATCGCTGGACAACGAAATCGGGCCGCGGCATGTTCGTCCCATTGGCATTCGCGGCGGTCATCATCCTGGCGGTGCAGGTGCAGGCGTGGTTCATCGTTCGCCGGACACGGCAGATCGTCGTGACTGGTGCGTCGGCCGACGCAGAGCAGCAGTTCAAGCGGCGCACGGCGGCATACAGCGTACTCTCGACCTTCAACGTTGCCGCGCTCTTCGGCTACTTCGCGATGCGCACTGTCGTGACCTCCGACGACAACCTCGGTTGGGGTTTCGCGCTCATCATGGGCCTGGTCGTCCTGTCCGGTCTCGGCTTCGCCGGATGGCTGTTGATCGCGGGCCAGGGCGGTCAGCGTCGCGTGGCGCCAGACGCCCGGTCAGCCACGCTCGGCGACGCCTCGCCCGACAGCGCCTGGAAGGCAGGCGTGTTCTACTTCAATCCCGACGATTCGGCGATCCTCGTCGAGAAGCGCATGGGCCTGGGCTGGACGCTCAATCTCGGCAACAGACTGGCGTGGTTGTTCCTGCTTCTCGCGATCGGCGTGCCGTTTCTCATCGCGCTGTTCATGCGCTGA
- a CDS encoding MFS transporter, with amino-acid sequence MSSASTPSISSDARLIGLVGLAHALSHFGQLILPPLFPWLKDAFGASYTELGAVLTMFFVVSCGVQAASGFVVDRLGPRPVLFVGLGCLSLAAFVYALAPNYWVLLPGAVLAGVGNGVFHPVDYTLLNRKVSLTRLSHAYSVHGITGSLGWALAPAFVVPIAMTWGWRAALAAAGVLALAVLVVLWVNRGGLALDVRTAQKAASRDDAPDAGTFDFLRIPAVWMCFGFFFFYAMVLSIVQTFAPAAAGHLHAVPVALVAICLTVYMVASSMGMAVGGFLAADPSRCERIVGAGFGIAAVFALVMVLADFPPAVVPVLFGAMGFATGIAGPSRDLLVKRSTPANASGRVYGVVYAGLDIGQAVTPLIFGPLMDHGHHGAVILGLALVQGVLIVSAFNVRRARRAAPLPH; translated from the coding sequence ATGTCTTCCGCCTCCACTCCGTCCATCAGTTCCGATGCCAGGCTGATCGGCCTTGTCGGCCTGGCACACGCCCTCAGCCACTTCGGCCAGCTCATCCTCCCGCCGCTGTTTCCCTGGCTGAAAGACGCCTTCGGCGCGAGCTATACCGAGCTGGGCGCGGTGCTGACGATGTTCTTCGTCGTGTCGTGCGGGGTGCAGGCCGCCTCCGGCTTCGTGGTCGACAGGCTCGGGCCGCGCCCGGTGCTGTTTGTCGGCCTGGGCTGCCTGAGCCTGGCCGCGTTCGTCTACGCGCTGGCGCCGAACTACTGGGTGCTGCTACCCGGTGCCGTGCTGGCGGGCGTGGGCAACGGCGTGTTCCACCCGGTTGACTACACGCTGCTCAATAGAAAGGTGTCGCTTACTCGTCTGAGCCATGCCTACAGCGTGCACGGCATCACCGGCAGCCTGGGCTGGGCGCTGGCACCGGCCTTCGTGGTGCCGATCGCCATGACCTGGGGCTGGCGCGCAGCGCTGGCGGCCGCCGGCGTGCTGGCGCTGGCCGTGCTGGTCGTGCTGTGGGTCAACCGCGGCGGGCTGGCGCTGGACGTCAGGACCGCGCAGAAGGCGGCGAGCCGCGACGATGCACCGGACGCCGGCACCTTCGACTTCCTGCGCATCCCCGCGGTGTGGATGTGCTTCGGCTTCTTTTTCTTCTACGCGATGGTCCTCAGCATCGTGCAGACCTTCGCGCCGGCCGCCGCGGGCCATCTGCACGCGGTACCCGTGGCACTGGTGGCGATCTGCCTGACGGTGTACATGGTGGCCAGTTCGATGGGCATGGCGGTGGGCGGCTTCCTCGCGGCCGACCCGTCGCGCTGCGAGCGCATCGTGGGCGCCGGATTCGGCATCGCGGCCGTCTTCGCGCTGGTGATGGTGCTGGCGGACTTCCCGCCGGCGGTGGTGCCGGTGCTGTTCGGCGCCATGGGCTTCGCGACGGGCATCGCCGGTCCCTCGCGCGACCTGCTGGTCAAGCGCTCCACCCCGGCCAACGCCAGCGGGCGCGTGTACGGCGTGGTCTACGCGGGTCTGGACATCGGTCAGGCAGTGACACCGCTGATCTTCGGCCCGCTGATGGACCATGGTCACCACGGCGCCGTGATCCTCGGCCTGGCGCTGGTGCAGGGCGTGCTGATCGTCAGCGCCTTCAACGTGCGCCGCGCGCGGCGCGCGGCGCCGCTGCCGCATTGA